CCCTGGTGGCGTTGTTGTTGCAGCAACGTCTGAAGAACATGCTGTTGTAACGAATGGTATGAGCCAGTATTCACGTAGTGAGCGTAATGCGAATAGTGCGATTGTTGTTGGTATTTCACCTGAAGATTTTAATAACGACCCAATGCAAGGGGTTGCGCTGCAGCGTAAACTAGAACGCCATGCTTATATCATGGGTGGCAGCAATTACGATGCACCTGCTCAAATGGTGGGCGACTTTCTTGCTGCAGGTAGCGGTAAACCTTATGAGAATGTTGAACCATCTTATAAACCAAACGTAAAAATGACCGATTTAAGCGAAGCACTACCACAGTTTGCTATTGATGCCATTCGTGAAGCATTACCTGCTTTTGCTAAGAAAATTCGTGGTTTTGACAGTAAAGATGCGATGCTAACCGGTGTTGAAACACGGACTTCATCACCAATCCAAATTAAACGTGGTGATGATTTCCAAAGTATTAACACACAAGGTTTATACCCTGGTGGTGAAGGTGCTGGTTATGCTGGTGGTATTTTATCTGCGGGTATTGATGGTATTAAAATAGCTGAAGCAGTGGCGTTAAAAATGTTGGCTGATTTAGAAGCTTAATTTATTTACTTTTTATAAAAGACACTTAATAAATTAAAACTAAAAAAGGTAATCCTGCATTAAGCATGATTACCTTTTTTATTATTTAAGAATAATTAAAGCTAAACCTTCAGCCTTATGCTTTAGCTTTAATTTTAGACTTCAGTTTTAGATTTCAACGTTAAACTTCAAGAATGGGAATCGGACTCGTATTTTGTGATGCGGCAAAGTCGATCAGTTCTAGTAGCTTGTCTTGGATGATAACTAAATTTCTAGACTGTACCGCTTCTTCTAACGGTTCATTTAAAGACAGCCCATAACTACGGTATCCCGCTTTTGTTGGGATAGATAATGACATCGGAATACCCTGTGCCACACCTCCACCAATCAGTTCTATTGCACGATCTCTAATTAAAACAACCTTAGGATCTTGTATTGGCTGAAAAATAATGCCGTTTTCATCAGAACGTAACATGATGCCTGACAGATCTGGGCGCCAACTGTCATCTAATTGCCCCATAAAGCGCCATGCACAGTACCAGTCTTGGCAAACAGAAGGGCGTTGCTGATAAATTTTGCAACCGCCAGCTTCCATTAAATTTTCGCAAGCTTGGTTAGCTGGTTTCTTGAAATTTTTATCATCAATAAGCAGTTCAACACAACAGGCTGTACATTCGCCACACTCTCGATTTTTCACTAAATGTGATTCGTTATCTTCACTCATTCTTACTACTCATTTATTCAATGTTATTACTAATCATGTGATTACTGATTATGTTAGTGATGGTATTGACTATTGACCACGTTGTTTTGGCTTACCATGACTTATGTTAGCTTATCGTTGACATGATTTTAGAAAATATGCGCGAATAGTACAGCAATCGATGTGTTTATTCAGCGTCTGTTTTATTTGTAAGGATATAGCTAATAAATAAAGTCGATCTATAAACTTAAGCACTTAAGCACTTAAGTATTTAACTATGCGCTTATCTTTGGTTGATTTATTACTACTACGGTTAATTTTAATAATTTAATGCTCCTCTCTCTTCTGACCTTTTAATATTTACAATTTGTACTTCTACTTAAAAATCCTGTATATCTAAGACTCTCAATTTATTAGCTTTTTTGTATTAAGGAATAGAAATGAATATTGTTTTATTAGATGCATTAACGTTAGGTGATAGTGATTTATCTGTTTTTGATGGGGTAGGTGAGTTAACTGTTTATGAAACAACGAGTTCAGAAGAAACATCAGAAAGACTTGCAGGGCAAGAGATAGCGATCACTAATAAAGTGGTGATTACTGCTGAGCATATGGCGAATAATCCTGATTTAAAACTAATTTGTATTTCAGCAACAGGCACTAATAATGTTGATTTAGTGGCTGCTGAAAAAGCCGGCATAGAAGTGAAAAATGTATCTGGTTATTCCACTGAAAGTGTTAGCCAGTCTACTTTCTCTTTATTATTTCAGTTAATTCACCAAAGTCGTTATTACGATCAATATATTGCAGACAAACAATGGTGTGATAGTCCAATATTTACGCATATAGAACGTCCTTTTTATGAACTAAAAGGTAAGCGTTGGGGCATTATTGCAATGGGTACTATTGGACAACGTGTTGCTGAACTTGCTGCTGCATTTGGTTGTGATGTTTGTTATTACTCGACGTCAGGTAAAAATACACAACAAAGCATTTCACAAGTTAGCTTAGAAACGTTATTAAGTGAGTGTGATGTTATTTCTATTCATGCCCCATTTAATGCGCAAACTGAAAACCTGATTGGTGCCAATCAGCTAAAACAGTTAAAAGCGGGGGCTGTGATCATGAATTTAGGACGAGGTGGTATTATTGATGAAGTTGCGATGGCAGAGGCGTTAGAGACTCGAGATATCTATCACGCAACAGACGTTTTAGCCGTTGAACCTATGGCAGAAAATCATCCTTATTTATCATTAAAAGCATCACACCGTTTAGTCGTAACGCCTCATACCGCTTGGGCAAGTGTAGAAGCACGTGAATGTTTACTAGGTAAAGTCGTGGATAATATTAACAGTTTCGTCGATAACCAGTAGAACAGTGTTTGTAGAAGAACAATACAGATATTTTTTGCTATCTCATCGGTTCATTGAAAAGTAAGTAAAGAAAAGCCCCGCTTTATAGATATAAAGCGGGGCTTTTTAATGTCGATTGTTAATTGTTAATTATAGATTATGAATGCTCATCAATAATCTTAGTGTTCGCTTAACCAGGGAAGAAAATAAGTTTAGCTAGGAATAAAATAGCTAAGAACCAAACACTGAGACTTAAGTCTTTTGACTTGCCGCTTGCAACCTTAATCGCTGCGTAAGCGATAAAACCAATTGCGATACCGTTTGCGATTGAGAATGTTAATGGCATCATCAACGCAACAATCACTACTGGTGCAGATTCAGTAATATCATCCCAATCGATACTTTTTAGCCCACCGACCATTAATACCGCAACATATAACAGAGCACCTGCCGTAGCATAAGCGGGTACCATACCAGCCAATGGTGCAAAAAATAACGCTAATAAAAATAAC
Above is a genomic segment from Psychromonas sp. L1A2 containing:
- a CDS encoding D-2-hydroxyacid dehydrogenase — translated: MNIVLLDALTLGDSDLSVFDGVGELTVYETTSSEETSERLAGQEIAITNKVVITAEHMANNPDLKLICISATGTNNVDLVAAEKAGIEVKNVSGYSTESVSQSTFSLLFQLIHQSRYYDQYIADKQWCDSPIFTHIERPFYELKGKRWGIIAMGTIGQRVAELAAAFGCDVCYYSTSGKNTQQSISQVSLETLLSECDVISIHAPFNAQTENLIGANQLKQLKAGAVIMNLGRGGIIDEVAMAEALETRDIYHATDVLAVEPMAENHPYLSLKASHRLVVTPHTAWASVEARECLLGKVVDNINSFVDNQ